The Juglans microcarpa x Juglans regia isolate MS1-56 chromosome 2S, Jm3101_v1.0, whole genome shotgun sequence genome has a window encoding:
- the LOC121253059 gene encoding protein LEAD-SENSITIVE 1-like, with translation MGVLSNKIERENLKPGDHIYSWRHAYIYAHHGIYVGEGNVIHFTRGPDGQDIGIGFVLDRIIVSSAPGYKSYSSMDIPCSSCGDQSKLNGVVTSCIDCFLSGGNLYLFEYGVTSAFFFAQVRGGTCTLAPSDPPEDVIHRAKYLLQNGFGSYDVFKNNCEDFAIYCKTGLIVFSSIGMGGSGQASSIRAAANAVIAYSLRYVTPSFSGLPVVGLGMYCAARYYSDIGVRRDVLKVAVEILVEIFKRG, from the exons ATGGGAGTGCTGTCGAACAAGATCGAGAGGGAGAATTTGAAACCGGGGGATCACATCTACTCTTGGAGGCACGCCTATATCTACGCCCACCATG GGATATATGTCGGCGAGGGAAATGTTATCCACTTTACTCGTGGTCCAGACGGCCAGGATATTGGAATAGGATTTGTGCTAGACCGCATCATTGTGAGCTCAGCACCTGGCTATAAATCCTATTCTTCCATGGACATTCCTTGCTCAAGCTGTGGAGATCAATCGAAACTCAATGGAGTCGTCACTTCTTGTATAGATTGTTTTCTTTCGGGTGGAAATCTGTACCTTTTTGAGTATGGTGTCACATCCGCATTCTTTTTTGCCCAAGTTCGTGGAGGTACCTGCACTCTTGCTCCATCTGATCCACCAGAAGATGTTATTCACCGTGCTAAATATCTCCTTCAGAATGGCTTTGGTTCCTATGATGTTTTCAAGAACAACTGCGAAGACTTTGCCATATATTGCAAAACAGGTTTGATTGTGTTCAGTAGCATCGGCATGGGAGGAAGTGGACAGGCGTCATCCATTCGAGCTGCTGCTAATGCTGTAATTGCTTATTCACTACGATATGTCACTCCCAGTTTTAGCGGCTTGCCAGTGGTTGGTTTGGGCATGTATTGTGCCGCTCGTTATTATTCCGATATTGGAGTACGCCGTGATGTCCTAAAAGTTGCTGTGGAGATTCTTGTTGAGATTTTTAAGCGGGGCTAA
- the LOC121251885 gene encoding 40S ribosomal protein S5-like: MESAVVTPQDPTLLSNEVKLFNRWTFEDVQVSDISLSDYIGVVPAKHATFVPHTAGRYSVKRFRKAQCPIVERLTNSLMMHGRNNGKKLMAVRIIKHAMEIIHLLTDLNPIQVIVDAVVNSGPREDATRIGSAGVVRRQAVDISPLRRVNQAIYLITTGARESAFRNIKTIAECLADELINAAKGSSNSYAIKKKDEIERVAKANR; the protein is encoded by the exons ATGGAAAGTGCGGTGGTTACTCCTCAGGATCCAACCCTGCTTTCCAACGAAGTCAAGCTCTTCAATCGCTGGACCTTTGAGGACGTTCAG GTTAGCGACATATCTTTGAGTGATTACATAGGTGTTGTTCCAGCCAAGCATGCAACCTTTGTCCCACATACAGCTGGAAGGTACTCGGTCAAGCGTTTTCGTAAGGCTCAGTGCCCAATTGTGGAGAGGCTTACAAACTCTCTGATGATGCATGGGCGAAATAATGGGAAAAAGTTGATGGCCGTGAGGATTATAAAGCATGCAATGGAAATCATTCACTTGCTGACAGACCTAAATCCCATCCAAGTTATAGTTGATGCCGTGGTCAACAG TGGGCCAAGGGAAGATGCTACACGTATTGGCTCTGCAGGAGTTGTCAGGCGTCAGGCTGTGGATATTTCTCCACTGCGACGTGTTAATCAAGCTATTTATCTCATTACAACTGGAGCGAGGGAATCTGCTTTTAGGAACATCAAAACTATAGCAGAATGTTTGGCTGATGAGCTTATTAATGCTGCAAAGGGTTCATCAAACAG TTATGCCATCAAGAAGAAGGACGAGATTGAGAGAGTTGCCAAGGCAAACCGTTAG
- the LOC121251889 gene encoding nijmegen breakage syndrome 1 protein isoform X1 produces MVWGLLPVDPLSGEDKYYIFSSGTYKVGRKGCEVIITKDKGVSRIHAEIVVDAMTSSILSKVRIRDCSKYGTIIDKNLGQTEKVHELPNKEATLGDGDLVRFGTGNANYRFSFVPLIFFVCSESFLSNQPLQDKISSIGARVTQSLTQECTHVLVDQLMLVNDDIIDAVLSKKPIVLDSWVEFVAEKKICSEIPSFSLYAPMLTVGGVSVKVADPKSRENCLEGYIFLLGSTHMYKFRDQLQSLLEVGGAKIVSIKGFCLSSQDTEHGDNDRMVCVVPGGSTEEYDQFQNLSSLLRVNEMDLVCAVLSGGMDPSILISPRILVSSSCSTDETVVADSDVEEETTTSIHANATVCDDEAIKFVSKAETSMDHAAAKSVDAHVMSCIDGSYGMTVERDKVDEPECGNADIIYSQDLVVQYMDLPSRANTTANNGVLNFKHFRKTNTQSGNSFNNLIPFSKYPFKDSDYGSEEVVESVMAEKKRKQMEAIAEDLFNNEKGRRRGVAGSLRGLLTQV; encoded by the exons ATGGTTTGGGGCCTTTTGCCCGTCGATCCTCTCTCAG GGGAAGATAAGTACTATATCTTTTCTTCAGGAACGTACAAAGTAGGTCGCAAAG GTTGTGAAGTAATTATTACCAAAGACAAAGGAGTATCTCGGATCCATGCAGAAATAGTTGTTGATGCCATGACTTCCAGTATTTTGTCCAAAGTCCGGATTAGAGATTGCTCCAAGTATGGAACAATTATTGACAAGAATCTTGGGCAAACGGAAAAAGTTCATGAGCTCCCAAACAAGGAAGCAACTTTAGGAGATGGGGACCTTGTGCGTTTTGGAACTGGTAATGCAAACTACAG GTTTTCTTTCGTCCCACTCATATTTTTTGTGTGCTCGGAGTCCTTCCTTTCGAATCAACCCCTTCAAGACAAAATTTCATCAATTG GAGCTCGTGTTACTCAGAGTCTGACTCAAGAATGCACTCATGTGCTTGTTGATCAACTCATGCTGGTGAATGACGATATCATTGATGCCGTTTTATCGAAGAAACCTATTGTTCTTGATAGTTGGGTTGAG TTTGTtgcagaaaagaaaatttgctcTGAAATTCCTAGCTTCAGTTT ataTGCCCCAATGCTGACAGTAGGAGGAGTATCAGTCAAAGTTGCAGACCCTAAATCTCGTGAAAACTGTTTGGAAGGATACATTTTTTTGTTGGGGTCAACTCACATG TACAAGTTCAGGGATCAATTGCAATCCTTATTGGAAGTGGGTGGCGCGAAGATTGTTTCTATAAAAGGATTTTGTTTGAGTAGCCAG GACACAGAGCATGGAGACAATGATCGTATGGTTTGTGTTGTCCCTGGAGGATCAACAGAGGAGTATGATCAATTCCAAAATCTCAGTTCATTGTTGAGAGTAAATGAGATGGATTTAGTATGTGCTGTTTTATCCGGAGGGATGGATCCATCCATATTGATATCACCACGCA TTCTTGTTTCATCTTCCTGCTCCACAGATGAGACAGTGGTAGCAGATTCTGATGTAGAGGAGGAAACAACCACATCAATTCATGCAAATGCCACAGTCTGCGATGATGAAGCCATTAAATTTGTGAGCAAAGCTGAAACATCCATGGATCATGCTGCTGCCAAATCAGTGGATGCCCATGTTATGAGCTGCATAGATGGTAGTTATGGCATGACAGTGGAAAGAGACAAGGTTGATGAGCCCGAATGTGGGAATGCAGATATAATTTACAGCCAAGATTTAGTTGTGCAGTATATGGACTTACCTTCTCGTGCCAATACTACTGCCAACAATGGAGTTCTAAATTTCAAACACTTCAGGAAG ACAAATACCCAATCTGGGAATAGCTTCAACAATTTAATCCCGTTTTCGAAGTACCCGTTCAA AGATTCTGACTACGGTAGTGAGGAAGTGGTTGAGTCCGTTATGGCTGAGAAAAAGCGAAAGCAAATGGAAGCCATTGCAGAAGACTTATTTAACAATGAGAAG GGGAGGCGGCGTGGTGTTGCTGGTTCTCTCCGTGGGCTTCTTACTCAAGTTTAG
- the LOC121251889 gene encoding nijmegen breakage syndrome 1 protein isoform X2, producing the protein MVWGLLPVDPLSGEDKYYIFSSGTYKVGRKGCEVIITKDKGVSRIHAEIVVDAMTSSILSKVRIRDCSKYGTIIDKNLGQTEKVHELPNKEATLGDGDLVRFGTGNANYRFSFVPLIFFVCSESFLSNQPLQDKISSIGARVTQSLTQECTHVLVDQLMLVNDDIIDAVLSKKPIVLDSWVEFVAEKKICSEIPSFSLYAPMLTVGGVSVKVADPKSRENCLEGYIFLLGSTHMYKFRDQLQSLLEVGGAKIVSIKGFCLSSQDTEHGDNDRMVCVVPGGSTEEYDQFQNLSSLLRVNEMDLVCAVLSGGMDPSILISPRNETVVADSDVEEETTTSIHANATVCDDEAIKFVSKAETSMDHAAAKSVDAHVMSCIDGSYGMTVERDKVDEPECGNADIIYSQDLVVQYMDLPSRANTTANNGVLNFKHFRKTNTQSGNSFNNLIPFSKYPFKDSDYGSEEVVESVMAEKKRKQMEAIAEDLFNNEKGRRRGVAGSLRGLLTQV; encoded by the exons ATGGTTTGGGGCCTTTTGCCCGTCGATCCTCTCTCAG GGGAAGATAAGTACTATATCTTTTCTTCAGGAACGTACAAAGTAGGTCGCAAAG GTTGTGAAGTAATTATTACCAAAGACAAAGGAGTATCTCGGATCCATGCAGAAATAGTTGTTGATGCCATGACTTCCAGTATTTTGTCCAAAGTCCGGATTAGAGATTGCTCCAAGTATGGAACAATTATTGACAAGAATCTTGGGCAAACGGAAAAAGTTCATGAGCTCCCAAACAAGGAAGCAACTTTAGGAGATGGGGACCTTGTGCGTTTTGGAACTGGTAATGCAAACTACAG GTTTTCTTTCGTCCCACTCATATTTTTTGTGTGCTCGGAGTCCTTCCTTTCGAATCAACCCCTTCAAGACAAAATTTCATCAATTG GAGCTCGTGTTACTCAGAGTCTGACTCAAGAATGCACTCATGTGCTTGTTGATCAACTCATGCTGGTGAATGACGATATCATTGATGCCGTTTTATCGAAGAAACCTATTGTTCTTGATAGTTGGGTTGAG TTTGTtgcagaaaagaaaatttgctcTGAAATTCCTAGCTTCAGTTT ataTGCCCCAATGCTGACAGTAGGAGGAGTATCAGTCAAAGTTGCAGACCCTAAATCTCGTGAAAACTGTTTGGAAGGATACATTTTTTTGTTGGGGTCAACTCACATG TACAAGTTCAGGGATCAATTGCAATCCTTATTGGAAGTGGGTGGCGCGAAGATTGTTTCTATAAAAGGATTTTGTTTGAGTAGCCAG GACACAGAGCATGGAGACAATGATCGTATGGTTTGTGTTGTCCCTGGAGGATCAACAGAGGAGTATGATCAATTCCAAAATCTCAGTTCATTGTTGAGAGTAAATGAGATGGATTTAGTATGTGCTGTTTTATCCGGAGGGATGGATCCATCCATATTGATATCACCACGCA ATGAGACAGTGGTAGCAGATTCTGATGTAGAGGAGGAAACAACCACATCAATTCATGCAAATGCCACAGTCTGCGATGATGAAGCCATTAAATTTGTGAGCAAAGCTGAAACATCCATGGATCATGCTGCTGCCAAATCAGTGGATGCCCATGTTATGAGCTGCATAGATGGTAGTTATGGCATGACAGTGGAAAGAGACAAGGTTGATGAGCCCGAATGTGGGAATGCAGATATAATTTACAGCCAAGATTTAGTTGTGCAGTATATGGACTTACCTTCTCGTGCCAATACTACTGCCAACAATGGAGTTCTAAATTTCAAACACTTCAGGAAG ACAAATACCCAATCTGGGAATAGCTTCAACAATTTAATCCCGTTTTCGAAGTACCCGTTCAA AGATTCTGACTACGGTAGTGAGGAAGTGGTTGAGTCCGTTATGGCTGAGAAAAAGCGAAAGCAAATGGAAGCCATTGCAGAAGACTTATTTAACAATGAGAAG GGGAGGCGGCGTGGTGTTGCTGGTTCTCTCCGTGGGCTTCTTACTCAAGTTTAG
- the LOC121251890 gene encoding NDR1/HIN1-like protein 6, with the protein MADPQKIHPVHDVEAPHASTAPLVPRGTSKSDGGDPTALGQRYPPFQRTIPVMHSKPPKKRSCWCKCLCWTVCLLLLQLIIIGILVGIIFLAFQPKLPKYSVDKMQITQFNLSGDDSLYAAFDVTITARNPNKKIGIYYEGGSSIGVWYTDRKLCQGALPKFYQGHRNTTVLNVPLTGQTQNANGLLTTLQQQQQETGSIPLTLRVNQPVRIKLGKLKLFKIKFRVRCRLQVDSLSANNAITIRNSSCKFRLRL; encoded by the coding sequence ATGGCCGATCCTCAGAAAATCCATCCTGTCCACGATGTTGAAGCACCACATGCATCGACAGCTCCGTTGGTGCCACGGGGAACGTCCAAATCCGATGGAGGCGATCCGACGGCCTTGGGGCAGCGGTACCCACCATTCCAGCGTACCATCCCGGTGATGCACTCCAAACCACCAAAGAAGAGAAGCTGCTGGTGCAAGTGCCTGTGTTGGACAGTATGCCTCCTATTGCTCCAACTGATCATCATCGGTATTCTTGTCGGAATAATATTCCTTGCGTTCCAACCAAAGCTTCCCAAGTACTCTGTGGACAAAATGCAAATTACCCAATTCAATCTCAGCGGCGATGATAGCTTATATGCAGCGTTCGACGTGACGATCACTGCAAGAAACCCAAACAAGAAGATCGGAATATACTATGAGGGCGGGAGCAGCATAGGCGTGTGGTATACGGACAGAAAGCTATGCCAAGGGGCTTTGCCAAAGTTCTATCAGGGCCACCGGAACACGACGGTGCTGAACGTGCCGTTGACGGGACAGACGCAGAACGCGAATGGGCTGCTGACCACCCTCCAACAGCAGCAGCAAGAGACGGGAAGTATTCCGCTCACTCTTAGGGTTAATCAGCCGGTGAGAATAAAGCTAGGGAAGTTGAAGCTGTTTAAGATAAAGTTCAGGGTAAGGTGCAGACTGCAGGTGGATAGCCTTTCTGCTAATAATGCTATTACTATTCGGAACAGTAGCTGTAAGTTCAGGCTTAGGCTTTAG
- the LOC121251887 gene encoding uncharacterized protein At1g65710-like produces the protein MGSCFSKKRGSSSFSPSVAAVASVARADPNKSHTNGDTGCGNSITHEVTVDSNEPMMKLKRDKTVPATQEDQKVEEDEGDLVKEIIVVKHQKSHEDRGRGRDSRSPPPQQDAPLAPHGLASTTAAATCTASSIESADESMVDKLVTQAAAVGVGVRASSCTKEEVDAILIRCGRLSQSPSSKAASSSASCDRNRKYAGSKRSYDFDEVVAADDDQKKANVIESNDLCEEDERSQHRQRHRQSSKPSSSSQGRRRTPSRERDRDRQQCSSSRERRVSRSPGRRSSENTTPARTTAGSAPAGANAIKNGNRPGKIVSVPATVSSLVMDKSNNGGGGGESATASDAKRKNVGNEAVTAGLRYAASPRSKSPARANVHAKISNNNQQLQASLSRSSSKKGEQSPYRRNPLSEIDPISLSYSQPINSSSSSKVQNKNKKETEEQGIDVKDSTNILNPKPNAEIKNSAINNRTGVEGANYQTSSRGTLDNQVVTVNCIPKEKRQSTVEEGEEPQLSMTRHVTTKTVVVSGAESQNPQTPSTRTRSSRRLRDLDLNPETLLNPNPSYATLLVEDIQHFHQKKTNTSVYLPPCVTKACSILEAVADLNSTTSSNLSCAFSEDRRSPPTHQSNRTAYNFSLAASLVGNTITDTKEPFIESEIAVADDVMEPSFHKYVTVRRGCGEDMEDQESSGSNSFVSDGQQHWGLSSSSWEPESADSSTSCWTSRLNIREEDQKMPLGFEGSVLSESSGNMDEARKGFSGKKRDCDRQQSRGIGRGRLGGVTSRGLHSIPVVAAAAST, from the exons ATGGGTAGTTGTTTCAGCAAGAAGAGaggatcttcttctttttctccctctgtTGCTGCTGTTGCTTCTGTAGCAAGGGCAGATCCAAACAAGTCTCATACCAATGGTGATACAGGATGTGGAAATAGTATTACCCACGAAGTGACAGTGGACAGTAATGAGCCAATGATGAAGCTGAAGAGGGACAAGACAGTGCCGGCAACACAAGAAGATCAAAAGGTGGAAGAGGATGAAGGCGACCTAGTGAAGGAGATAATCGTCGTCAAGCACCAGAAGAGCCATGAAGATAGAGGTAGAGGTAGAGATTCTCGAAGCCCACCTCCTCAACAAGATGCTCCATTGGCACCACACGGGCTTGCCTCTACTACAGCTGCGGCTACTTGTACTGCTTCTTCAATTGAATCGGCAGATGAATCGATGGTTGACAAGCTGGTTACACAAGCAGCAGCAGTAGGTGTTGGTGTAAGGGCATCGAGCTGCACGAAAGAAGAGGTGGATGCCATTCTAATTCGTTGCGGAAGGCTTAGCCAAAGCCCATCCAGCAAGGCTGCTTCCTCTTCCGCTTCTTGTGACCGTAACAGAAAGTACGCGGGTTCCAAGCGGAGCTATGACTTCGACGAAGTTGTTGCAGCTGATGATGATCAAAAGAAAGCCAATGTCATTGAGAGCAATGACTTGTGTGAGGAGGATGAAAGGAGTCAACACCGACAACGTCATCGCCAATCATCTAAGCCTTCTTCATCTTCGCAAGGAAGGAGAAGGACACCCAGCAGAGAAAGAGACAGAGACCGACAACAGTGCTCGAGCAGTAGGGAGAGACGAGTGAGTCGATCCCCTGGTAGGAGATCATCTGAGAACACCACTCCTGCTAGGACTACAGCAGGGAGTGCACCTGCTGGAGCCAATGCTATTAAGAATGGTAATAGGCCGGGAAAGATAGTCTCAGTCCCTGCTACTGTTTCATCCTTGGTGATGGATAAAAGCAACaatggtggtggaggaggagaatCTGCAACAGCCAGTGATGCCAAGAGGAAAAATGTTGGAAACGAGGCAGTGACGGCGGGTTTAAGGTATGCTGCATCGCCACGGTCCAAGTCTCCAGCAAGAGCAAATGTGCACGCTAAGATTTCCAATAATAATCAGCAGCTGCAGGCGTCTCTTAGCCGCagctcttcaaagaaaggagaGCAATCTCCTTACAGGAGAAACCCATTGAGTGAGATCGatccaatctctctctcatattcaCAACCAAttaacagcagcagcagcagcaaggTACAgaataagaacaaaaaagaaactgaaGAACAAGGGATTGATGTCAAGGATTCCACTAATATTCTGAATCCG AAGCCAAATGCTGAGATAAAAAACAGTGCTATCAACAACAGAACCGGTGTTGAAGGGGCTAACTACCAAACCAGCAGCAGAGGTACTCTGGACAACCAGGTTGTGACTGTAAATTGCATACCGAAGGAAAAGCGACAATCGACTGTGGAAGAGGGTGAAGAACCACAACTATCAATGACTAGACATGTCACCACTAAAACCGTGGTGGTCTCAGGCGCTGAAAGCCAGAACCCACAGACACCATCAACAAGAACCAGGTCCTCTAGGAGATTGCGAGACCTAGACCTGAATCCGGAGACTTTGTTGAATCCAAATCCGTCTTATGCTACGCTGTTGGTTGAAGACATCCAGCATTTCCACCAAAAGAAAACCAATACTTCTGTTTACCTTCCACCTTGCGTCACCAAGGCCTGCTCTATCCTGGAAGCTGTTGCTGACCTTAACTCCACTACAAGTTCTAATTTGTCCTGTGCTTTCTCTGAGGACAGAAGAAGCCCCCCAACGCATCAATCTAACAGGACTGCCTACAATTTTTCCCTGGCTGCTAGTCTTGTTGGGAACACGATAACAGACACCAAAGAACCTTTTATAGAATCTGAGATAGCGGTTGCTGACGATGTGATGGAGCCGAGCTTTCACAAGTATGTAACGGTGAGGAGGGGTTGTGGGGAAGATATGGAGGACCAAGAGTCCTCAGGTAGCAACAGTTTTGTTAGCGATGGTCAACAGCATTGGggtctttcttcttcttcatgggAACCCGAGTCGGCTGATTCTTCAACCAGCTGCTGGACTTCAAGATTAAACATCAGAGAGGAAGATCAAAAGATGCCACTGGGCTTTGAGGGGAGTGTTTTATCTGAATCAAGCGGCAACATGGATGAAGCAAGAAAGGGATTTAGTGGGAAAAAGAGAGATTGTGATCGCCAGCAGAGTCGAGGGATTGGGCGTGGCAGGCTTGGTGGCGTCACTAGTAGAGGTCTGCACTCGATTCCTGTTGTTGCAGCTGCTGCATCCACGTAA
- the LOC121251891 gene encoding eukaryotic peptide chain release factor subunit 1-3-like: MADAHETDRNIEIWKIKKLIKALEAARGNGTSMISLIMPPRDQVSRVTKMLGDEYGTASNIKSRVNRQSVLGAITSAQQRLKLYNKVPPNGLVLYTGTIVTEDGKEKKVTIDFEPFRPINASLYLCDNKFHTEALNELLESDDKFGFIVMDGNGTLFGTLSGNTREVLHKFSVDLPKKHGRGGQSALRFARLRMEKRHNYVRKTAELATQFFINPATSQPNVAGLILAGSADFKTELSQSDMFDPRLQAKILNVVDVSYGGENGFNQAIELSSEILSNVKFIQEKRLIGKYFEEISQDTGKYVFGVDDTLKALEMGAVELLIVWENLDINRYVLKNSTTGEIIIKHLNKEQEADQSNFRDSVSSAELEVQEKLSLLEWFANEYRKFGCTLEFVTNKSQEGSQFCRGFGGIGGILRYQLDIRSFDELSDEEVYDDSE; this comes from the coding sequence ATGGCAGATGCTCACGAGACTGATAGAAACATTGAGATATGGAAGATCAAGAAATTGATAAAAGCACTGGAAGCTGCTAGAGGCAATGGCACCAGCATGATTTCTCTTATCATGCCTCCACGTGATCAAGTATCTCGTGTTACCAAGATGCTGGGTGACGAATATGGAACTGCTTCAAACATTAAAAGCAGGGTGAATCGTCAGTCTGTGCTTGGTGCAATTACTTCTGCTCAGCAAAGGCTTAAGCTTTACAACAAGGTTCCTCCCAATGGGCTTGTGCTTTATACTGGAACAATTGTAACTGAAGATGGAAAGGAGAAGAAGGTCACAATTGATTTTGAGCCATTCAGGCCCATTAATGCGTCTCTTTATCTCTGTGATAACAAATTTCACACAGAAGCGCTGAACGAACTTCTAGAATCTGATGACAAGTTTGGTTTTATTGTCATGGATGGTAATGGGACCCTTTTTGGTACTTTAAGTGGTAATACCAGAGAAGTACTTCATAAATTTAGCGTTGACCTCCCAAAGAAGCATGGAAGAGGAGGGCAATCAGCTCTGCGATTTGCTCGTCTTCGAATGGAGAAGCGCCACAACTACGTTAGGAAGACAGCGGAGCTTGCTACTCAGTTTTTTATCAATCCTGCCACCAGCCAGCCCAATGTTGCAGGATTGATACTGGCTGGGTCAGCTGACTTCAAAACTGAGCTCAGTCAGTCAGACATGTTTGATCCCCGCCTTCAAGCCAAAATATTAAATGTGGTAGATGTTTCTTACGGAGGGGAGAATGGTTTCAATCAAGCCATTGAGCTGTCATCCGAGATCCTGTCTAATGTGAAGTTTATTCAGGAGAAGCGTTTAATAGGAAAATACTTCGAGGAGATTAGTCAGGACACTGGGAAGTACGTTTTTGGTGTAGATGACACACTGAAAGCTTTGGAGATGGGTGCTGTTGAGTTGCTTATTGTATGGGAAAATCTGGATATAAATAGGTACGTGCTGAAGAATAGCACAACTGGGGAGATTATCATAAAGCACTTGAACAAGGAACAGGAGGCAGATCAGAGCAACTTTCGAGATTCTGTCAGTTCTGCTGAATTGGAGGTTCAGGAGAAGTTATCTTTGCTCGAGTGGTTTGCTAATGAATACAGGAAGTTTGGTTGCACGCTTGAGTTTGTGACCAACAAATCTCAAGAGGGATCTCAGTTCTGCAGAGGTTTTGGTGGTATTGGCGGAATCCTGCGTTACCAGCTCGACATAAGATCATTTGATGAGCTTTCTGATGAAGAAGTTTATGATGACTCTGAATAG